Proteins encoded within one genomic window of Cucumis sativus cultivar 9930 chromosome 3, Cucumber_9930_V3, whole genome shotgun sequence:
- the LOC101208335 gene encoding cytochrome P450 CYP82D47: protein MIVIRNMELLHFSSPDVVARIFALIIFLYALFKIYRGRARAHHRKRLPPEVGGALPLIGHLHLLDKNEPAHITFAKMADAYGPIFTLRLGLYTNLIVSNWEIARECFTTNDKIFASRPKLVASKLLGYDYAMLGLSPYGPHWRHVRKLTMLELLTSHRLQKLQHIRVSEVQTSIKNLYELCLKNKKNNEKNALVEMKTWFGDITLNTISRIVVGKQFSTAVDVSNTNENEEYRKALRDFFEWFGVFVPSDSFPFLKWLDLGGHEKAMKKTAQVLDEVFDKWIQEHQQKKNNLGAVKMEEHDFMDVMLSNVRDDGQLSKYDAHIVTKATCLALILAGSDTTTVTMIWALSLLLNNQEVLKRAQLELDEHVGRQRQVKESDVKNLLYLQAVVKETLRLYPAAPILIPHESIEDCVVAGYHIPLGTRLIVNVQKLQRDPQIWEDPCEFHPERFLTSEKDFDVRGQSPQLIPFGSGRRMCPGISFALQVMHLALANLLHGFEISRPTKELLDMEESAGMTSIRKNPLEVVLTPRLPPQVYEL, encoded by the exons ATGATTGTCATACGCAATATGGAACTCCTTCACTTTTCTTCCCCGGACGTGGTTGCTAGAATCTTCGCCCTCATCATCTTTCTCTATGCTCTATTCAAGATATATAGAGGAAGAGCCAGAGCTCATCATCGGAAGCGACTGCCACCGGAAGTCGGTGGCGCATTGCCGCTGATTGGCCATCTTCATCttttagataaaaatgaaCCAGCTCACATAACGTTTGCCAAAATGGCTGATGCATATGGGCCAATATTTACGTTGAGATTGGGTTTGTACACAAACTTGATTGTGAGCAATTGGGAAATAGCGAGAGAGTGTTTTACTACAAACGATAAAATCTTTGCCTCTCGTCCAAAGCTCGTGGCCTCAAAGTTGTTGGGGTATGACTATGCCATGTTGGGGTTGAGCCCATATGGTCCACACTGGCGCCATGTTCGCAAGTTAACCATGCTTGAACTATTGACGAGCCATCGCCTCCAGAAGCTCCAACACATAAGGGTATCCGAGGTCCAAACTTCGATTAAGAATTTATATGAGTTATGTctaaaaaacaagaagaataaTGAGAAGAATGCATTGGTGGAGATGAAGACATGGTTTGGAGATATAACTCTAAACACCATTTCTAGGATAGTGGTTGGAAAGCAATTCTCAACGGCCGTGGATGTGAGTAATactaatgaaaatgaagagtaTCGGAAGGCGTTGAGGGATTTTTTCGAATGGTTTGGAGTATTTGTTCCTTCAGATTCGTTTCCATTTCTAAAGTGGTTGGATTTGGGTGGACATGAGAAAGCCATGAAGAAGACTGCCCAAGTTCTCGATGAGGTGTTTGATAAATGGATTCAAGAgcatcaacaaaagaaaaataatttgggTGCAGTGAAGATGGAAGAACATGACTTCATGGATGTGATGCTTTCTAATGTTAGAGATGACGGACAACTTTCTAAATATGATGCTCATATTGTCACCAAAGCTACATGTttg GCTCTTATATTGGCTGGATCTGACACTACAACAGTAACAATGATATGGGCTCTTTCTTTACTTCTTAATAATCAAGAAGTACTTAAGAGAGCTCAACTTGAATTGGACGAACATGTTGGGAGACAAAGACAAGTGAAAGAATCCGATGTAAAGAACTTACTGTATCTTCAAGCTGTTGTGAAAGAAACATTACGTTTATATCCTGCAGCGCCAATTCTAATCCCTCATGAATCAATTGAGGATTGTGTGGTTGCTGGTTACCATATTCCGTTAGGAACACGATTGATAGTGAATGTTCAAAAGCTTCAAAGAGACCCACAAATATGGGAGGATCCTTGTGAGTTTCATCCAGAAAGATTTTTAACAAGTGAAAAAGATTTTGATGTTAGAGGACAGAGTCCCCAGTTAATACCATTTGGAAGTGGTCGAAGAATGTGCCCTGGAATCTCGTTTGCTCTACAAGTGATGCATTTAGCACTTGCCAATTTGCTTCATGGGTTTGAAATTAGTAGGCCAACTAAAGAGCTTCTGGACATGGAGGAGAGTGCTGGAATGACAAGTATTAGAAAGAATCCACTTGAAGTTGTTTTAACGCCACGCCTTCCACCTcaagtttatgaattataa
- the LOC105434433 gene encoding cytochrome P450 CYP82D47 has protein sequence MDLSQLSLSATVVTGIFSLLLFLYALFDISTRVAGARRNKLPPELPGRWPVIGHLHLLNATEPAHITLAKFADTYGPIFTLKLGMNKALVVSSWEIAKECFTTNDRIFASRPKLVASKLLGYNYTMFGLSPYGSYWRHIRKLATLELLTNRRLHQLQHIREFEVQTSIKKLYELCIRNKKSLVEMNTWFGDITLNTIFRMVVGKRFSMAMDGSANGNDVYRMALRDFFEWFGVFVPSDSFPFLKWFDLGGHEKAMKKTAKILDEVFDKWLQEHRLRRKFEESENDFMDVLLSNVKDAEQFSNYDADTVIKSSCLALILAGFDTTTVTMIWTLSLLLNNPEALKRAQLELDEQIGRHKQVKESDIEKLKYLEAIVKEALRLYPPGPLGVPHESTDDCKIAGYHIPAGTRLMVNIQKLQRDPCVWEDPCEFRPERFLTSHKDFDVRGKCPMLIPFGTGRRMCPASSFALQIMHLALANLLHGFEIERPSQDLIDMEESAGMVSIKKEPLRVIISPRLQPQLYE, from the exons ATGGATCTTTCTCAACTCTCTTTATCAGCCACCGTCGTTACCGGAATCTTCTCCCTTCTCCTCTTTCTCTATGCCCTCTTCGACATATCTACAAGAGTGGCCGGTGCTCGTCGAAACAAACTCCCACCCGAACTCCCTGGTCGTTGGCCAGTGATTGGTCACCTCCATTTGTTAAATGCAACAGAACCAGCGCACATAACCTTAGCAAAGTTCGCAGACACTTACGGACCAatatttactttgaaattGGGTATGAACAAAGCCTTGGTCGTGAGCAGTTGGGAAATAGCGAAAGAGTGTTTCACTACAAACGACAGAATCTTTGCCTCTCGTCCAAAGCTCGTGGCCTCCAAGTTGCTGGGATATAACTACACCATGTTTGGATTGAGCCCATATGGTTCGTACTGGCGTCATATCCGCAAACTCGCCACGCTTGAACTCTTGACCAACCGCCGCCTCCACCAGCTCCAACATATCAGAGAATTTGAAGTCCAAACTTCAATTAAGAAGCTGTATGAGTTATGTATCAGAAACAAGAAATCGTTGGTGGAAATGAATACGTGGTTTGGGGATATAACTCTAAACACAATCTTTAGGATGGTGGTTGGAAAGAGATTCTCAATGGCAATGGATGGAAGTGCTAATGGAAATGATGTATATCGTATGGCATTGAGGGATTTTTTTGAATGGTTTGGAGTGTTTGTGCCTTCAGATAGTTTTCCATTTCTAAAGTGGTTTGATTTGGGTGGACATGAGAAAGCCATGAAGAAGACAGCTAAAATTCTTGACGAGGTGTTTGATAAATGGCTTCAAGAACATCGACTAAGGAGAAAATTTGAGGAGAGTGAGAATGACTTCATGGATGTACTTCTTTCTAATGTTAAAGATGCAgaacaattttcaaactaCGATGCAGATACAGTTATCAAGTCTTCATGTTTG GCTCTTATATTGGCTGGTTTTGATACTACAACAGTAACAATGATTTGGACACTTTCTTTATTACTCAACAATCCAGAAGCACTCAAAAGAGCTCAACTTGAATTAGATGAGCAAATTGGGAGACACAAACAAGTTAAAGAATCAGATATAGAAAAGCTTAAGTATCTCGAAGCAATAGTGAAAGAAGCATTACGTTTATATCCACCAGGACCACTTGGAGTTCCTCATGAATCCACAGACGATTGTAAAATTGCAGGCTATCATATTCCAGCAGGAACACGTTTAATGGTGAATATTCAAAAGCTTCAAAGAGACCCATGTGTGTGGGAAGATCCCTGTGAATTTCGACCAGAAAGATTTCTAACAAGTCACAAAGATTTTGACGTTAGAGGAAAATGCCCCATGCTCATACCATTTGGAACTGGACGTAGGATGTGTCCAGCAAGTTCATTTGCACTTCAGATTATGCATTTAGCACTTGCAAATTTGCTTCACggatttgaaattgaaaggcCATCTCAAGACCTAATTGATATGGAAGAAAGTGCTGGTATGGTTAGCATTAAAAAGGAGCCACTCCGAGTTATTATAAGCCCACGCCTCCAACCTCAACTTTATGAATGA
- the LOC101212976 gene encoding cytochrome P450 CYP82D47 translates to MEYLNTLFGIIFPLLIFFYLLFTCSRRSVAQRKRLPPKAGGAWPVIGHLHLLNASEPTHITLAKMADAYGPMFTFRFGMKRALIVSNWDLAKEIFTTNDRIFASRPKLVASKILAYDYAMMGFSPYSPHWRYVRKIATLELLTNHRVDQLQYIRAFEVETWMEELYELWRLNNKGEKVVVEMKKRLADVTLNTMFKMVIGKKFSSMEYGNEKFQKVLIEFFGLFGIFILSDSFPFLSWLDLGGHKKVMKKTAKIMDEVFDKFLKEHRERINNFGELPAAEKDFMDVMISTVEDDGQHFNCHVDTVIKATCLNMILGGFDTTTVTMTWALCLLLNNKEALKKAQVELDEQVGRERQVKETDLKNLPYLQAIVKETLRLYPAAPLLVPHESIEDCTVAGYHIPKGTRLIVNVQKLQRDPLVWEDPFEFRPERFLTSQKNFDVRGQNPQFIPFGNGRRMCPAISFALQIIYLTLSNFLHGFEIDRPSEELLDMEESIGLTSLKKTPLEVVLTPRLPSHLYG, encoded by the exons ATGGAATATCTCAACACCCTCTTCGGAATAATCTTTCCTCTTCTCATCTTTTTCTATCTTCTCTTCACTTGTTCCCGGAGATCAGTCGCTCAACGGAAGAGGCTCCCACCGAAGGCTGGTGGCGCTTGGCCAGTGATTGGCCACCTCCATTTACTAAATGCAAGTGAGCCAACTCACATAACATTAGCCAAAATGGCGGATGCATATGGACCAATGTTCACATTTAGGTTCGGTATGAAAAGGGCGTTGATTGTAAGCAATTGGGATCTAGCAAAAGAGATCTTTACGACAAACGACAGAATCTTCGCGTCTCGTCCAAAGCTTGTAGCCTCAAAAATCCTTGCCTATGACTATGCCATGATGGGATTCAGCCCGTACAGTCCACACTGGCGCTATGTACGAAAAATAGCCACACTCGAACTCCTGACGAACCACCGTGTGGACCAGCTCCAATACATAAGAGCATTTGAGGTCGAGACATGGATGGAGGAACTTTATGAGTTATGGAGGCTCAATAACAAAGGTGAAAAAGTGGTGgtggaaatgaaaaagagattgGCAGACGTAACGCTGAATACAATGTTCAAGATGGTGATTGGGAAGAAATTTTCCTCTATGGAGTATGGTAatgaaaagtttcaaaaggTGTTGATAGAGTTCTTTGGATTGTTTGGTATATTTATTCTATCGGATTCGTTTCCATTTCTGAGTTGGTTAGACTTGGGAGGACATAAGAAAGTCATGAAGAAGACAGCCAAAATAATGGATGAGGTGTTTGATAAATTCCTCAAAGAGCATCGGGAGAggataaataattttggtgAACTACCGGCGGCGGAAAAGGACTTCATGGATGTTATGATTTCTACAGTTGAAGACGATGGACAACATTTCAATTGCCATGTTGATACTGTTATTAAAGCTACATGCTTG AATATGATATTAGGTGGATTTGACACAACAACAGTTACAATGACATGGGCTCTTTGTTTACTTCTCAACAATAAAGAAGCACTCAAGAAGGCTCAAGTTGAATTAGATGAACAAGTTGGGAGAGAAAGACAAGTGAAAGAGACGGATTTGAAAAATCTACCATATCTCCAAGCTATTGTTAAGGAAACTCTACGATTGTATCCTGCTGCACCACTGTTAGTCCCTCATGAATCTATAGAAGATTGCACAGTTGCTGGCTATCACATACCTAAAGGAACACGCCTCATAGTTAATGTTCAAAAACTTCAAAGAGATCCACTTGTTTGGGAGGATCCATTTGAATTTCGACCAGAAAGATTTTTAACAagtcaaaagaattttgatgTTAGAGGACAAAATCCCCAATTCATACCGTTTGGAAATGGTCGAAGGATGTGCCCTGCAATCTCATTTGCACTTCAAATAATCTATCTTACACTCTCAAACTTTCTTCATGGGTTTGAAATTGATAGACCATCAGAAGAACTACTTGACATGGAAGAGAGTATTGGATTGACAAGCCTTAAAAAAACCCCACTCGAAGTTGTTTTAACTCCACGCCTACCTTCACATCTTTatggttaa
- the LOC101207850 gene encoding cytochrome P450 CYP82D47, with protein MELQFSASFSSPKIMISMSLFILIFFLYTLFWLLNLTSLFTSQRRKNNLQPLPVARGAWPVIGHLHLLSSSEPGHKTLGKMADSNGPIFTLKLGIHRAIVVSNWEIAQECLTTNDIIFASRPKLTSAKLLGYNNSMFGLAQYGPFWRHMRKVVSLELLSTHRLQQFQPIRISEIQSSINKLYQLCTKEKPLVEMKAWFEDITLNIMFKIIFGKRFTDDLKGDQDHRKTFRNLMELFGVFVPSDSLPFLSWLDLGGYEKAMKTTSKVLDEVFDKWLEEHRQRKIENNDNGAEDFMDVMLSIIKDDDEQLSGYVGDSVIKANCLAMILAGSDTTTTTMTWTLSLLLNNQETLKKAQIELEEQVGRQKQVTESDVKNLIYLQAIVKESLRLYPALPISIPHESTEDCSIFGYHIPSRTRLIVNIQKLQRDPLVWEEPNEFRPERFLTTHKDFDVRGQNPQLIPFGNGRRMCPGTSFAFQIIHLTLANLLHGFEIDRPSKDLLDMEESVGLTSTKKSPLEVVLTPRLPALGSH; from the exons ATGGAATTACAATTCTCAGCTTCATTCTCCTCTCCCAAAATAATGATCTCTATGTctctatttattctcataTTCTTTCTCTATACTCTCTTCTGGCTTTTAAATCTTACATCATTATTCACGTCTCAACGTCGTAAAAACAACCTCCAGCCACTCCCAGTAGCCCGCGGCGCCTGGCCGGTGATCGGCCACCTTCATCTCCTAAGCTCGTCTGAACCAGGCCACAAAACCTTGGGCAAAATGGCAGATTCCAATGGACCAATTTTCACATTGAAATTGGGTATCCATAGAGCAATAGTCGTGAGCAATTGGGAAATTGCACAAGAGTGTTTAACTACAAACGACATAATATTTGCATCACGCCCTAAACTTACTTCCGCAAAGCTACTAGGCTATAATAATTCAATGTTTGGCCTTGCGCAATACGGCCCTTTCTGGCGTCACATGCGCAAAGTAGTCTCTCTTGAACTCCTCTCCACTCATCGTCTCCAACAATTTCAACCCATCAGAATATCTGAAATCCAGAGTTCCATCAACAAGCTATACCAGTTATGTACCAAAGAGAAACCGTTGGTGGAGATGAAGGCGTGGTTCGAAGACATAACACTCAATATCATGTTCAAAATCATCTTCGGAAAGCGATTCACCGACGATTTAAAAGGAGATCAAGATCATCGAAAGACGTTCAGGAATTTAATGGAGTTATTTGGAGTGTTTGTACCATCTGATTCGTTACCGTTTTTGAGTTGGTTGGATTTGGGAGGATATGAAAAGGCTATGAAAACGACATCAAAAGTCTTAGACGAGGTGTTTGATAAATGGCTTGAAGAACATCGTcaaaggaaaattgaaaacaatgaTAATGGTGCAGAGGACTTCATGGATGTGATGCTTTCTATCATtaaagatgatgatgaacaACTTTCTGGCTATGTTGGCGATTCAGTCATAAAGGCTAATTGTTTG GCTATGATATTGGCTGGATCTGATACTACTACAACAACAATGACATGGACTCTTTCTTTACTTCTAAACAATCAAGAAACACTTAAAAAAGCTCAGATTGAGTTGGAAGAACAAGTTGGGAGACAAAAACAGGTGACAGAATCCGATgtcaaaaatttaatatatctCCAAGCTATTGTGAAGGAATCTTTACGTCTTTATCCTGCTTTACCAATCTCAATCCCTCATGAATCTACTGAAGATTGTTCTATTTTTGGCTACCATATCCCCTCAAGAACACGCCTAATAGTAAATATTCAAAAGCTCCAAAGAGATCCTCTTGTTTGGGAGGAACCTAATGAATTTCGGCCAGAAAGATTTCTAACAACTCATAAAGACTTCGATGTTAGAGGTCAAAATCCTCAATTGATTCCATTTGGAAATGGTCGAAGGATGTGTCCTGGTACATCTTTTGCCTTCCAAATTATTCATCTTACGCTTGCAAATCTACTTCATGGATTTGAAATTGATAGACCATCAAAGGATTTACTTGATATGGAAGAGAGTGTTGGACTGACCAGTACTAAGAAATCTCCACTCGAGGTTGTTTTAACTCCACGGTTGCCTGCTCTAGGTTCCCATTGA